Part of the Fusarium musae strain F31 chromosome 3, whole genome shotgun sequence genome, CCGCGTTAGGTAAGCACCAGTCAGTGATCATCAATGGGACTTCTCTCTCTCGTGGACCTCCTACGCCTGCATTTAAGGGTACCTGAGGCGCGTCTGATGCGGCTGTGGCCCCACCTAATCTTCTGGGAGAAAGAGCCGCGAAATGACCACACCTCACCTTACCTCAGTGGAGGCTACCTAATTAGTTGTAACTGCTAAGTTGGTTCAAAGAAGATgtagatgaagaagcttgtgcTCTGTCGTCGGCCAATAGGACAGGTACCTTCGACAGGACTAATTTCCCAAGCCGTTTGCCTTTATCGATAgaacctaggtaggtaggtctTTCACGGCGCTTCCAAATAGGCCTGGGCCTGTAAGGTCCCTGCTGAGCCCCAGCTTCTTTTTTACCTAGGCGCTGGAGTGCTAAATTTGTCCAATCAGAACACTGGATTCACACTCCATGCTCCATATGAAGGTGTCCGTGTTGGACCTGCACCACTGAGCCTCGGATTGCTGTCCGTAGTAGGTGGCTGTTGCTACTGAATGCTACTACCACTGTCTCTTTTCCAATGGGAGCCTTCATTcccatcttccatctcccACCTCCATATTCTCTCAATATTCCCTCGTGACCCAACCTCACCTTCGCTTCTTCGACTTCTTATTGATCGCGAAAACGATCGGTTATTCAGCTTTACACGTTCATTTTGCTGCAAGACGCGCCTTGCATGGCCCTCATATAATGATTGGCTCCAGTCTCGCAGTGTAATCCTTTTGCGCTCTCTGTAGTTTGCCTCCTGTGCAAGCTAGTTAGTCCATGGAGCGAAAGCGCAAACTGCCCGCGCGGGCTGCCGCTCGAGGCGAAAATGCTGCCAAAAAGCGCAATGTTACACCTCGAGAGCGATCTGCGACGCCTGCTGCCCCCCCGCCAgctccagagccagagccagctCCGGAACCTGAAGAACCTCCCCCGCCTCCATTGCCCAAATCGATTCAAGCTGGCAAACCTCTCCCAACGGTAGAAGTCGCGCAGCCAGAAGAACTGTCGTCAAAGGAGTATCAGTCGGTTGGTGAAAGGTATGACATGCCGAACTGACCCACGAGATAGAGGTACTGACTGACGCGTCCCTCAAGTGGTGTACTTGCCGAATCACTCTTCCGATCCCGTCACAAATGGATCAGCGAAGGCTTGTTTGCAAAGTATTGGACGAAACCCCATAAGCGCAAAGGTGTTCTCAATGAAGATCCTAAAAACCCGGCCAAGGATACCATGTCAAAGGTGGGCACCGTAACGATTACGATTGAGCCTCATATAATCGAAGCCACGATGTACGTGGTGAAGGACCCGAAACCGAAAACTCAGCCCGTACCACAGCAGCAACCACAGCACCGTCCGATCCTTCAGTATGGTCCTCCAAATGGTTCCATGCCTCCACCAGTGGCGCCTCCAGCATCGGCAGCTGGCACCCCGGCACAGAATAGGGTGGCGGCAGCGAAATCTATACCACAAAGTCCATCACAGGGCCCAGCTCAAAGTCCGGCTCAGTCATCTCAAACCCTTCCCAGGACATCTCAAGGCCAGATTGCTACTTCAACGACAGCCGCGGTGAACACTGCGACACCATCCCCGAGTCCAAGCTTACAGCCAAGACCACAAGTTGGAGGGCCTGTAgcaccatctccaacaccatcaatcTCACAAGCGACTCCCAACATTTCCGCCCCAGTGGCACATATGTCAGCTTCAGGGCCAACTGtagcaccagcagcatccACTAGGCCGATAACAGCTCCTCTAATGTCTCCAGCCCCCCGACCGCCTCCAAATGCTCATCCGCCTGCGAGTGGCCTCGCCAAACCTGCTCCAGCTCCAATTCCTAGCCCAGCTCCAGGTGTCCCTGCTTCAGGTGCTGCCCCTGCTGCGAAACCGTCGGCTAACGATCCCGTGATTGCTTTATTGGCACAGAAGGCTTCGGGAGATGCAGAGCTGCGGGACCTCATGAAGAGAGTGGCCGTGGGGCAAGCAAAAGAGGGTGAATTAGCTCACTTTCAGAAGATCATAGATCAACTTAATGCCGAATATCGAAGTAGAGGGGGGCAGCAAGGGCCATCGGCAGATCGTCTTCTTGTCGATGGCCGTACAGTGCAATATTTTGCTACGGAAGTCAGGACTATTCTTGATATTGTCTTGGCCTCTAACCCCAACCAGAAGTCGTCCGAGCTGCGGCCACCACAAGGCAGTGATCCGCTTGTCGTTCTATTGGTCAAGACTGCCCTAGAGGACCAGAGGACACGGGATATGATTCGAAGGATTGCGGAAAACCGACCCGGCTTTACTGATGCTACAGATCTCAAGGAGATCTTAGATCGGCTGCATCGCGACATGAAGACCGCACCGAGAGCTTCCCCTGCCCCTGTACAAATCCGCCAGCAAACCCCGAACAGCATACCGAATGGACAACAAAAGGCACTCCATAATGGACCTCCACCTAACCCACAAGCTCTTAGATCAAAGGGGCCACCACCTGTGCCCAAACCAGACATTACTGCTGTTGTTTTTGACTTTGGAAGCGGTGACCGATATCTGTTTCCCAAATTCAGTATTTTGGAATATCTGCCAACTGCGACTGGCCAACAAGTTGTGGCCTCATTTCTAATTGTTCGCAAGGGAAGCACATCTGAATATGGAGGCGACCCAAAGCTAGACTACTACCAACCCGTCACGATACGTCTCTTCACACCATCTGGTCGCCATCTGGAGAATCTCGCACGAGTGGTCGCTCCCCAAGATGACGTCAGGCGCTATATGGACGATGTCATGGATCATATGACCCGCGCCGAATATGTTCTCCTCGCAATGAGGCTCCCGAAAGCCAGTTCGGACGGAGAGAAAGACGGCGCGGCCTCGGAGGAACCCAGGACAAACGGCTCGACACCAAAGCCTGACTCGGCGATAGAGCCGAAGCCCGCCGCGAAGGTTGGCGTTCTTTGGACGTCCAAAGGCAATTCTGAAACTCCACCAGTAGAAGGACGGCTGTCAAAGCCAGCTCGATATGCTGAGCAGGAGGCTGAAGCTAAGTACCAGCGCCTGATCAGTCAAGTGTCTGCAAAGGACAACGAGGCCTAAGCATGTATTGAGTTCTGAAAGCCTCTTTCACCACGAGTTGCACAAACTGTTTCATAATTTGGTGTGCTTACAATGGAGTTTGGCATTCTGTTTTGGCGAAGTTAGGAGTGTTGGCAGGAATATTTTTCGCGGGATGGATAGG contains:
- a CDS encoding hypothetical protein (EggNog:ENOG41), giving the protein MERKRKLPARAAARGENAAKKRNVTPRERSATPAAPPPAPEPEPAPEPEEPPPPPLPKSIQAGKPLPTVEVAQPEELSSKEYQSVGESGVLAESLFRSRHKWISEGLFAKYWTKPHKRKGVLNEDPKNPAKDTMSKVGTVTITIEPHIIEATMYVVKDPKPKTQPVPQQQPQHRPILQYGPPNGSMPPPVAPPASAAGTPAQNRVAAAKSIPQSPSQGPAQSPAQSSQTLPRTSQGQIATSTTAAVNTATPSPSPSLQPRPQVGGPVAPSPTPSISQATPNISAPVAHMSASGPTVAPAASTRPITAPLMSPAPRPPPNAHPPASGLAKPAPAPIPSPAPGVPASGAAPAAKPSANDPVIALLAQKASGDAELRDLMKRVAVGQAKEGELAHFQKIIDQLNAEYRSRGGQQGPSADRLLVDGRTVQYFATEVRTILDIVLASNPNQKSSELRPPQGSDPLVVLLVKTALEDQRTRDMIRRIAENRPGFTDATDLKEILDRLHRDMKTAPRASPAPVQIRQQTPNSIPNGQQKALHNGPPPNPQALRSKGPPPVPKPDITAVVFDFGSGDRYLFPKFSILEYLPTATGQQVVASFLIVRKGSTSEYGGDPKLDYYQPVTIRLFTPSGRHLENLARVVAPQDDVRRYMDDVMDHMTRAEYVLLAMRLPKASSDGEKDGAASEEPRTNGSTPKPDSAIEPKPAAKVGVLWTSKGNSETPPVEGRLSKPARYAEQEAEAKYQRLISQVSAKDNEA